The following are encoded in a window of Clostridium thermarum genomic DNA:
- a CDS encoding DUF6076 domain-containing protein, giving the protein MAFTIEFDDARLTERIYDPYKGVDETDTLGMSFVDFFSLGKDLSKRNHIYFHLLDDPDMYINDDSFVYVRIKEFIDICIKDSSLYTIENLMFFLHMQGLSIPQHHLKYYFDQDMIIEDLVNPYMEMSPMERAIKGFVKCTKTKNAITSVYTCDSIEDICIATLYHLIKLKTTIKICTNCGKYFVPLHRSDAVYCDRTSPFNPAKTCKEDGSQRTFEEKLKMDDAEKLRRSIYQTLQMRVRRNPEDESHKDYFEKWKKDVTRWKKDIKSGKKTTEEFVQWLKWSKKK; this is encoded by the coding sequence ATGGCATTTACTATAGAATTTGATGATGCTAGACTTACCGAAAGAATATATGATCCATATAAAGGTGTAGATGAAACCGATACCCTTGGTATGTCTTTTGTTGATTTTTTTTCATTAGGAAAGGATTTATCTAAGAGGAATCATATTTATTTTCACTTGTTAGATGACCCTGATATGTATATAAATGATGACTCTTTTGTTTACGTGCGCATAAAAGAATTTATTGATATTTGTATAAAAGACTCTTCACTTTATACCATAGAGAATCTTATGTTTTTCTTGCACATGCAAGGTCTATCCATACCTCAGCATCATCTTAAATACTATTTTGACCAAGATATGATAATTGAAGATTTAGTTAATCCTTATATGGAAATGTCCCCTATGGAAAGAGCCATTAAAGGCTTTGTTAAGTGCACTAAAACCAAAAATGCCATCACCAGTGTTTATACCTGTGACAGCATTGAAGACATATGCATTGCTACGCTTTATCATTTAATAAAACTTAAAACCACTATAAAGATATGTACTAACTGCGGTAAATATTTTGTACCACTGCACCGATCCGATGCAGTTTACTGTGATAGGACTAGTCCATTTAATCCTGCTAAGACCTGTAAAGAAGATGGCTCACAAAGAACTTTTGAAGAGAAGCTGAAAATGGATGATGCTGAAAAACTAAGAAGGAGCATTTATCAAACTCTACAAATGCGTGTCAGAAGGAATCCTGAGGATGAATCCCACAAGGACTATTTTGAAAAGTGGAAAAAGGATGTTACTAGATGGAAGAAAGATATTAAAAGTGGGAAGAAAACCACTGAAGAGTTTGTCCAGTGGCTTAAATGGAGTAAGAAGAAATGA